The following proteins are encoded in a genomic region of Oceanisphaera profunda:
- the torC gene encoding pentaheme c-type cytochrome TorC: MKKFWTTLRRPSVHISLGALTIGGFVAGVIFWGGFNTALEVTNTEQFCISCHEMENNVYQELQDTIHWSNRSGVRATCPDCHVPHNWTNKIARKMQASKEVWGTVFGTIDTREKFLDKRLELAQHEWARFAANGSLECRNCHDYNSMDWDKMSDTAKRFMKPAAERDQSCVDCHKGIAHQLPETMVFKDPALDQLEQRAHSLKVKDGEHYYAVKAITLYLDEALTQEAGELEAAAPVTLVQRKGDVVQVAVPSWRKTRGFGRVWYEDFGMNIPNMVLDKAVAQNEQLVEVTSEAKEDPMTGLPWEQVNIALWAESGALLPDAEDLWSYARDTYRSGCSVCHSQPAEGHFDANTWPGMFAGMVGFTNMDADTQALVLKYLQKHSSDYAGGAH, translated from the coding sequence ATGAAAAAATTCTGGACTACGCTGCGCCGGCCCTCGGTACACATTAGCTTGGGCGCGCTGACCATAGGCGGCTTTGTGGCCGGTGTTATCTTTTGGGGCGGCTTTAATACCGCACTTGAAGTCACCAACACTGAGCAGTTTTGTATCAGTTGCCACGAGATGGAAAATAACGTTTACCAAGAGCTACAAGACACCATTCATTGGTCTAACCGCTCGGGCGTGCGCGCCACCTGTCCCGACTGCCATGTGCCACACAATTGGACCAATAAAATTGCCCGCAAGATGCAAGCCAGTAAAGAAGTGTGGGGCACGGTGTTTGGCACTATCGACACCCGTGAAAAATTTCTCGATAAACGCTTAGAGCTGGCTCAACACGAATGGGCGCGCTTTGCCGCCAACGGCTCTCTTGAGTGTCGAAATTGCCATGATTACAACAGCATGGATTGGGACAAAATGTCCGATACCGCCAAACGTTTTATGAAGCCCGCCGCCGAGCGCGACCAAAGCTGTGTGGACTGTCATAAAGGTATTGCTCACCAACTCCCCGAGACCATGGTGTTTAAAGACCCAGCACTGGATCAACTTGAGCAAAGAGCGCACAGCTTAAAAGTAAAAGATGGTGAACATTATTATGCGGTGAAAGCCATTACCTTGTACTTAGACGAAGCCCTCACTCAAGAAGCCGGTGAGCTAGAAGCAGCAGCCCCAGTAACGCTGGTACAACGCAAAGGCGATGTCGTACAAGTTGCGGTGCCGTCTTGGCGCAAAACCCGTGGCTTTGGGCGGGTGTGGTATGAAGACTTCGGCATGAATATTCCCAATATGGTGCTGGATAAAGCCGTAGCGCAAAACGAACAGTTAGTAGAAGTAACGAGTGAGGCCAAAGAAGACCCCATGACCGGCCTGCCTTGGGAGCAAGTGAATATTGCGCTATGGGCCGAGTCGGGCGCCCTGCTACCGGATGCTGAAGATTTGTGGAGCTATGCACGCGATACCTATCGCAGCGGCTGCAGTGTGTGCCACTCACAACCGGCAGAAGGCCACTTTGATGCCAATACCTGGCCTGGCATGTTTGCCGGTATGGTGGGCTTTACCAATATGGATGCGGACACCCAAGCGCTGGTACTCAAGTACCTACAAAAACACTCATCAGACTACGCCGGCGGCGCGCACTGA
- the napE gene encoding periplasmic nitrate reductase, NapE protein, protein MKSATAPTSRRQEWRTFLLLTVILIPLLSVIIVAGYGFSVWFLQMLFGPPGHG, encoded by the coding sequence ATGAAATCAGCAACCGCCCCCACTTCACGCCGCCAAGAATGGCGCACTTTCTTATTACTGACCGTCATACTTATTCCTCTGCTCAGTGTGATCATTGTGGCCGGGTACGGCTTTAGTGTCTGGTTCTTGCAAATGCTGTTTGGCCCACCTGGCCACGGCTAA